TGTGCTTGTCACACCACTTGCAGTACTTCTTCTTCTCCAGCTTCTTCTGCATCTTACGCTTGTTGACCGTGGTCACGTAGTTGCGACGCTTGCACTCGGTGCACTGAAGCCCAATGATGTCCGCCATCTTTAGCTC
This genomic stretch from Thermanaerothrix sp. harbors:
- the rpmG gene encoding 50S ribosomal protein L33, producing MADIIGLQCTECKRRNYVTTVNKRKMQKKLEKKKYCKWCDKHTLHKETK